One part of the Diadema setosum chromosome 6, eeDiaSeto1, whole genome shotgun sequence genome encodes these proteins:
- the LOC140229982 gene encoding LOW QUALITY PROTEIN: uncharacterized protein (The sequence of the model RefSeq protein was modified relative to this genomic sequence to represent the inferred CDS: deleted 2 bases in 1 codon), whose product MVDGLNVPTLSLVDLCSVFIFFFLFTAIHKVHEQPSTHNMEISEAMDRYPVSKPDSPLPPDFSYVCGDPEGVTTTGVVAQRVVAPGEVYGPYTGALLDEVVGRKVDSSWEICVRGRVMHYIDAKQDPHNWMVHIGFACTREEQNMEAFQSYGDIYFRTLNLIQPGEELKVFYSDEYLERIGCQEGLENLFYDQDADRFDCIRCPARCKTSKSMLRHMKFTHNQVSECQTPTDMVQEDNAFSKVNDILCISSSSSDLLGLVHPNRNDGAITVPGKPLSQGSQISEKIQISSSPIQRTPNASKTKTSSDRVLGQEGPESNYVCRTCGKVFHTQGRLNAHRLFHATVQEGFTCDTCGLVVKSNQILTRHQKTHVELSYKCVVCKEQYSHLSNWTRHSRVIHGIQVRGVYRICVFCNKHFMKELDVVAHQTVCKEVDGDLKGALKRERKKRRFNKRYPLNECGVTDSAALPSLMKENEDKKNPSRKTGREHVSISQGDEKQYESEKEENGWLGITDSDEDNGKSLEDQSDEDERAFRGKRYEQVSQGVLVIKVQPSTEQDIEDPVDMIGCQTEYFAKPRPFKCKFCPKTFLKRAYALSHVKLRHTNKSKYQCSVCHKNFETKNRYTIHMRKHSNDRPYKCQLCPRTFSSESALNNHQVEHTDAKPFRCEPCNKGFRLKSLLQNHIGRIHRPPELSHKCNLCGKGFATLYSLSLHERRHMGYRPHVCEYCGKGFTSKHSLQCHHRLHTGERPFKCKDCGKSFTVNHHLDEHRLSMHSGQ is encoded by the exons ATGGTGGATGGATTGAATGTTCCAACACTGAGTCTGGTAGATTTATGTAgtgttttcatcttttttttc ctttttacaGCTATTCATAAGGTTCATGAACAGCCATCAACACACAACATGGAAATCAGTGAAGCGATGGATCGTTATCCAGTCTCAAAACCCGATAGTCCTCTTCCACCCGACTTCAGCTATGTCTGTGGGGATCCAGAAGGTGTGACCACGACTGGAGTGGTTGCCCAGAGAGTTGTCGCTCCAGGAGAAGTGTATGGTCCCTACACAGGTGCACTCCTTGATGAGGTGGTTGGCAGGAAGGTTGACTCATCATGGGAG ATATGTGTGAGAGGGAGAGTAATGCATTACATTGATGCCAAGCAAGACCCTCACAACTGGATGGTCCACATTGGCTTTGCTTGCACTAGGGAAGAGCAGAACATGGAAGCCTTCCAGTCATATGGTGATATCTACTTCAGGACGCTTAACCTTATCCAGCCAGGGGAGGAGCTAAAAGTCTTCTATTCTGATGAGTATCTGGAGAGGATCGGCTGCCAGGAGGGCCTGGAAAATCTCTTCTATGACCAAG ATGCAGACAGGTTTGATTGCATCAGATGTCCTGCAAGATGTAAAACATCCAAGAGTATGCTGAGACACATGAAGTTTACCCACAACCAAGTTTCAGAGTGTCAAACTCCGACAGACATGGTTCAGGAAGATAATGCTTTCAGCAAAGTGAATGACATTCTCTGCATATCAAGTTCTTCATCAGATTTACTGGGACTGGTACACCCAAACAGGAATGATGGAGCCATCACTGTACCAGGGAAGCCCCTTTCACAAGGCAGTCAAATCAGtgagaaaattcaaatttcCTCGTCTCCGATACAAAGGACTCCTAATGCAAGCAAAACTAAAACTAGCAGTGACAGGGTGTTGGGTCAGGAGGGACCTGAATCCAATTATGTGTGCCGCACATGTGGCAAGGTATTTCACACCCAGGGGAGGTTGAATGCCCACCGGCTCTTCCATGCTACTGTTCAGGAAGGATTCACATGCGACACGTGTGGCCTTGTtgtcaagtcaaatcaaatcctGACTCGTCATCAGAAGACCCATGTGGAGCTGTCTTACAAGTGTGTGGTGTGTAAAGAGCAGTACTCACACCTGTCAAACTGGACTCGCCATTCCCGTGTTATTCATGGGATACAGGTGAGGGGAGTGTACAGAATATGTGTGTTTTGCAACAAACATTTCATGAAAGAGCTTGATGTTGTGGCTCATCAGACGGTTTGTAAGGAAGTGGATGGTGATCTGAAGGGGGCACTGAAAAGAGAACGGAAAAAACGTAGATTTAATAAGAGATATCCGTTGAATGAGTGTGGTGTGACGGATTCAGCTGCTCTTCCTAGTTTGATGAAAGAGAATGAAGATAAGAAAAATCCTTCAAGAAAAACAGGCAGGGAACATGTCTCTATATCTCAGGGAGATGAGAAACAATATGAATCAGAAAAGGAAGAGAATGGTTGGTTAGGAATAACTGACAGTGACGAGGATAATGGAAAATCTCTTGAAGATCAGAGTGATGAGgatgaaagggcattcagaggGAAAAGGTATGAGCAGGTATCACAAGGAGTATTAGTGATTAAAGTTCAACCTTCAACAGAACAAGACATTGAGGATCCTGTAGATATGATAGGCTGCCAAACAGAGTACTTTGCTAAACCTCGTCCATTCAAGTGCAAATTCTGCCCAAAGACATTTTTGAAAAGAGCATATGCACTGTCGCATGTCAAGCttagacacacaaacaaatcaaaataccaGTGCAGTGTTTGCCATAAAAACTTTGAAACCAAAAACAGATACACAATTCACATGCGAAAGCACTCCAATGACCGGCCATATAAATGTCAGCTCTGTCCGCGAACCTTTTCATCAGAGAGTGCTCTTAACAATCATCAAGTGGAACACACTGATGCCAAACCCTTTCGTTGTGAGCCTTGTAACAAGGGATTCCGCCTTAAGAGCCTGCTTCAGAATCACATTGGCAGAATCCACAGACCACCAGAGCTGAGTCACAAGTGCAACTTGTGTGGCAAAGGGTTTGCAACGCTTTACTCTCTGTCCTTGCATGAGCGACGTCATATGGGTTATCGCCCTCATGTCTGCGAGTATTGTGGGAAAGGGTTTACTAGTAAGCACTCCCTCCAGTGCCATCATCGCCTGCACACAGGGGAGAGACCCTTCAAATGCAAGGACTGTGGAAAGTCCTTTACTGTTAACCATCACCTTGATGAGCATAGATTATCCATGCACTCAGGTCAATAG